The Flammeovirga pectinis genomic interval AATTTATGCAGGTCTAGAAGTAGATTATGTACCAGAAGAATGTGGGGTGCATTCTTTCCCTCAAATAGACTATTCTATTGGTTCTGTTCATTTTGTAGAGCAGAACGATGAAGGAGAATATTGGGAAATAGACAATACAAAAACGATTTTCAGAAAAGGCTTAAAAGAGGTTTTTGAAGATGATATTAAAGCAGCTGTTGAAGATTACATTGCATTAAATATTGAAATGCTTCAAAATGACACTCCCGATGTATTAGGGCATTTAGATAAAATTAAAATGCACAATACAACAGAAAAATTATTTGATGAAAACGATAAATGGTATCAAGATTTAATGACGGAATACCTAGAAGAAATTAAAGCTTCTAAGGTTATTGCAGAAGTAAATACAAGAGGTTTATATAAAGGATATTCTGATTTATATCCTAGCCCTTGGGTATTAAAAAGAATGAAGGAAATGAAAATACCAATCACCCTTCAGTCTGATGCACATACAACAGGCGAGATTTTAAAAGGATTTACAGAAACTGCAAAAATCTTAAAAGAGATAGGTTTTACGGAGCTTCATAGCCTTTGGGATAATAAATGGCAACCTTTTAACTTTGATGAAAGAGGCCTATTTATTTAATAGCTTTTTTGATTTATGGACTATTTGATAAAAGGAAATTAATGTAATTGTTCTTTTATCAAATGGCCTATATTAGCTTCTTTATTTGTAGGGTTTTCAATATACTTTTTTATTGCAAAAGTGGTCGATTCAAATGCAATAGCATCCCAAGGAATATCTTTAATTTCGAAAAGCTCTACATCAATACTTTCAGAAGTAACTTTAGAAAATTGGTCTGAAGATAACGCAACGAGATAAATCAAATACACTTGATTGTAATTAGGTAAAGAAAATACAGTGTGTAGATGTTTTGCTTCACCTTTAGCATGTGTTTCTTCATATAATTCCCTTAATGCACCATCATTTGGTGTTTCACCATTTTCTAGAAAACCTGCAGGTAAATTCCAATAGCCATACCTAGGTTCTATCGCTCTTTTCCCTAAAAGAATTTTCCCATCATAAATAGGTAAACAACCAGCAATAACTCTTGGGTTTTGATAATGAATAGTATCGCATTCATTACACACAAAACGTTGTTTTTGATCACCTTCAGGAATAATGTATTCTAGTTTGCTGTTACCGCAATTGCTGCAAAAATTCATAGCGTTTACTTTTTTAAAATATGTTTAGCTAAAAATATTCAATTTTTTTTGAAAAAACTTCATTCTAATAAGAATAGATACTTTTATACGAATATAAAGTAACTTACTTTTGACAGTATTTAAAACACTAAGTATTTTACATCGAAACCGTATTAACACAAAATATAAATCAAGTATGTCAGAAAACGTAATACGCAAAAAGGACTCTTTGGAATATCATGAAAAACCTATTCCAGGAAAAATTGAAGTAGTCCCAACTAAGAAGACAAAAACACAAAGAGATTTATCATTAGCGTATTCTCCAGGAGTAGCAGATCCATGTTTGGAAATTGCAAAAAACAAGGAGGACGTTTATAAATATACAGCAAAAGGTAACCTTGTAGGGGTAATATCGAATGGTACAGCAGTATTAGGTTTAGGAGATATTGGTCCTGAAGCATCTAAACCAGTAATGGAAGGTAAAGGTGTCCTTTTTAAAATTTTTGCAGGAATTGATGTTTTCGATATTGAAATTGATGCAAAAGACCCAAAGAAATTTATTGAAGCGGTTAAAACAATGGAGCCTACTTTTGGTGGGATCAATTTAGAAGATATAAAAGCACCAGACTGTTTTGAAATCGAGCAGACATTAAAGAAGGAAATGAATATTCCTGTAATGCACGATGATCAACACGGTACGGCAATTATTTCTGGCGCAGCATTAATAAATGCAGCAGAAATAATAGGAAAAGACCTTAAAGATTTGAAAGTGGTAGTTTCTGGTGCAGGAGCCTCAGCAGTATCATGTATCAATATCTTTTTTGAATTAGGTGTTGAACGTAAGAATGCTATTGTTTGTGATAGTAGAGGTGTAATAAGAAAAGATAGAGAAGATTTATCAGGTAAGAAACTTGATTTAGCAACAGCTACGGATGTACATACATTAGAAGAAGCATTGGTAGGAGCTGATGTTTTCCTTGGTCTATCAAGAGGTAATGTAATGACACCAGCAATGTTACTTACAATGGCAAAAGATCCAATTGTATTTGCATTAGCTAATCCAACTCCAGAAATTGCTTACGATTTAGCAATGAGTACGCGTGATGATGTAATGATGGCAACAGGCCGTTCAGATCATCCTAACCAAGTGAATAACGTTTTAGGTTTTCCATATATTTTTAGAGGTGCTTTAGATGTACGTGCTACAGAAATTAACGAGCCTATGAAATTAGCTTGTGTACGCGCTATTGCAGAATTAGCAAAAGAGCCAGTACCAGAAACGGTAACTCAAGCCTATAATGTAGATCGTTTAGTATTTGGTCGTGAATACTTTATTCCAAAACCACTTGATACTAGATTACTTACTACGGTTGCTCCTGCAGTTGCTAAAGCAGCGATGGAAACAGGCGTAGCAAAAGCAGTAATCGACGATATGGAAGCGTACAAGGAAGAACTTATTAAAAGAATGGGTTCTGGTAACGATATCATGCGTCGTTTATCTGTTAAAGCAAGTTCTGAACGTAAAAAAGTTGTATTTGCAGAAGCAGATAACCCGCATATTTTACGTGCAGCTCGTATTGCTATGGATGATGGTATTATCGAACCAATTCTATTGGGTAGAAGATCTAGAATTCGTGCAATGATTGAAGCACTTGAATTAGATGAGTTATTAAAAGTTCAAATCATAAACCCTCGTGTAGAAGAAGTTACAGAAAAAAGAGAGTATTATGGTGAAAGATATTATTCTAAACGTCAACGTATGGGAGCAACACTCTACGAAGCACAAGAATTAATGTCTAAAAGGAGTTACTTTGCTGCAATGATGGTTGAGGTAGGTGATGCTGATGCTATGATAGCAGGTTTAGGTAGAAATTATATTTCTTCTCTAGCTCCTGCATTAAGAGTAATTGGTACAGAAGAAGATCAGCCAGTAGCTACAATGTATATGGTACTTACAGATAAAGGACCATTGTTCTTAGCTGATACAACGATGATCGAAGATCCAACAGCAGAAGAAATTGTAGATATTACAGAAGCAGTTGCAGTAAGAGTAAAAGAATTCTTTAAGCTTGATCCAAGAGTTGCATTATTAAGTTACTCTAACTTCGGATCATCTAAAAAGGGTAAAGATGCTACTAAAATGAGAAAAGCGAGAGAGATCTTAAAACAACGTAACCCTGAGTTACCTGTTGATGGTGATATTCAAGCTAACTTTGCTTTAGACCCTCAGAAAACAAAAGAAACATTCCCGTTCTCTGATTTGGCTGAAGCAGCAGCAAATATATTAATTTTCCCTAACCTATCGGCTGCCAATATTGCTTTGAAATTATTGGAAGAAGTAGCAGGGACAAATACAGTAGGACCAATTGTTATGGGCATGAACAAACCAGCTCATATTTTGCAAATGGGTGCTAATGTGCAACAAATTGTAGATATGATTACAATCGCAAATTTAGATGCTCAACAGCTCTAGAAATGAGATAATTGTAATAATATGAACTTTTTTAAGGGGTATTTTTAAAAAATACCCCTTTTTCTTTTAAATCATTTATTAAATGTTTAAAATTGCGTGAGACTATTTTGTAATGGTCTTTTTATTTTGATTATTACTCTACTAATTCGATAGAGAATAAGGTATTAAATGTAATCATAACACTGTCACGCACTATGAGGAGTTTTAGAACTGAACTAGAAAACGAAATTGTCGAAAAAGACATACTAGATTTAGAAAAGAAGATTAGATTATTTCATGAAGGAAACATTGATGACGATAAGTTTCGTAGTCTTCGTTTAGCACGTGGCGTTTACGGCCAACGTCAAGCGGGAGTACAGATGATCAGAATCAAGATCCCTTACGGTAAACTAACAACAAGACAATTAAACAGAATTTGTGAAGTATCTGACCAATATTCAAATGGTAAGTTACACATCACAACAAGACAAGATATCCAAATTCACTACGTAAGTCTTGATGACTCTCCAGCTTTATGGTCTGAGTTAGAAAAAGATGAAGTGACTTTGAGAGAAGCATGTGGTAATACTGTTCGTAATATCACAGCATCGGAGAAAGCAGGTATCGATCCAAACGAACCTTTTGATGTTACTCCTTATGCACACGCTGCATTTGAGTACTTCTTGCGTAATCCTATCTGTCAGGAAATGGGACGTAAGTTCAAAATTGCTTTTTCATCTTCGGAATCAGATACTGCATTTGCATTTATTCATGATGTAGGAGCTATTCCAGTTGTAAAAACTGTTGATGGAAAAGAAGTTAGAGGATTTAAAGTATTAATTGGTGGTGGTTTAGGTGCACAACCTTACATGGCTGAAACTGCTTATGAATTCTTAGAAGAAGAAAAATTAATTCCTTTTACAGAAGCATTAGTACGTGTTTTCGATCGTTTTGGCGAACGTAACCGTAGAATGAAAGCAAGAATGAAATTCTTACTACAAGATATTGGTAAGGAAGAATTATTACGTCTTGCAGAAGAGGAAAGATTAGCACTTAAAAATCAAGAAATTTGGGTAGATAGATCTAAAGTAGATTCTGTTGTTTTACCTAAAGAACATACTTCTGTAGAAGTAGAAATTCTTGATCAAAAGAAATACGACAAGTGGTTAAATGCCAATGTATTTGAACAAAAACAAAAAGGTTTCTTTGGTGTATTAGTTCGTTTACAATTGGGTAACTTTGATACTGCTACAGCTAGAAAATTAATCAAGATTGTAGAGAAGTATACTGCTGATGATATTCGTTTAACAATCCGCCAAGGTTTATTATTGAAATTTATAAGCAAAGAAGATCTTCCTGCTTTATTCAATGAACTTGATGCAATTGGATTTGCTGAACCTGGTTACGATACAACAACAGATATTACAGCTTGTCCTGGTACGGATACGTGTGTATTAGGTATTTCAAGTAGTACTGGTATTGCTCGTGTTTTAGAAGATTTGATTAAAGTAGAATATCCTGATTTAATCACGGACGATACTTTCAAAATAAAAATTAGTGGTTGTCCTAACGCTTGTGGACAGCATACTATTGCTCAGTTTGGTATTCATGGTAGTTCTTTACGTAACAAAGAGAACAAAATGCAATTACCTGCGGCTCAAATTTTACTAGGTGGTGGTTTTGATGGTAATGGTAATCCTCATATTGCAGACAAGGTAATTAAAATACCAAGTAAGCGTATTGAAGATGCTTTCCGTTCTATTGTAGATGATTACGATCAGAATTCTACAGAAGGAGAATACTATGTAGATTACTACAAACGCCAAGGTAAAGATTACTTCTACGAGTTATTAAAGCCATTACATTCTTTAGAAAACTTAGAGCCTTCAGATTATTTAGATTGGTATACTCAAGACGATAAATTCCAATTGCATAAAGCCGTAGGTGAATGTGCAGGTGTAATTATTGACTTAGTACAAACTCTAATCTTTGAAGCAGAAGAGAAAGTAGGTTGGTCTGAAGAGGCATTTAAGAAAGGTCTTTTTGCAGATTCAGTTTACCATGCTTATGCAGGTTACGTAAGTGCAGCTAAGGCGTTGTTACTTGATAAAAAAGTAAAATTAAATAGCCAAGCTACAGTTATTAATCGTTTTGCAGAACATTACGATGAGCGTTTCAATTTTGCTGAAGGAACTTTTGTTGATCA includes:
- a CDS encoding histidinol-phosphatase, with amino-acid sequence MKPAWTVFHTHTLFCDGKSQLEQYIEAAIELGIKAYGFSSHSPVPFDTTWNMKREKLNDYLKEIERLKDKYKGRIQIYAGLEVDYVPEECGVHSFPQIDYSIGSVHFVEQNDEGEYWEIDNTKTIFRKGLKEVFEDDIKAAVEDYIALNIEMLQNDTPDVLGHLDKIKMHNTTEKLFDENDKWYQDLMTEYLEEIKASKVIAEVNTRGLYKGYSDLYPSPWVLKRMKEMKIPITLQSDAHTTGEILKGFTETAKILKEIGFTELHSLWDNKWQPFNFDERGLFI
- a CDS encoding NUDIX hydrolase encodes the protein MNFCSNCGNSKLEYIIPEGDQKQRFVCNECDTIHYQNPRVIAGCLPIYDGKILLGKRAIEPRYGYWNLPAGFLENGETPNDGALRELYEETHAKGEAKHLHTVFSLPNYNQVYLIYLVALSSDQFSKVTSESIDVELFEIKDIPWDAIAFESTTFAIKKYIENPTNKEANIGHLIKEQLH
- a CDS encoding NADP-dependent malic enzyme translates to MSENVIRKKDSLEYHEKPIPGKIEVVPTKKTKTQRDLSLAYSPGVADPCLEIAKNKEDVYKYTAKGNLVGVISNGTAVLGLGDIGPEASKPVMEGKGVLFKIFAGIDVFDIEIDAKDPKKFIEAVKTMEPTFGGINLEDIKAPDCFEIEQTLKKEMNIPVMHDDQHGTAIISGAALINAAEIIGKDLKDLKVVVSGAGASAVSCINIFFELGVERKNAIVCDSRGVIRKDREDLSGKKLDLATATDVHTLEEALVGADVFLGLSRGNVMTPAMLLTMAKDPIVFALANPTPEIAYDLAMSTRDDVMMATGRSDHPNQVNNVLGFPYIFRGALDVRATEINEPMKLACVRAIAELAKEPVPETVTQAYNVDRLVFGREYFIPKPLDTRLLTTVAPAVAKAAMETGVAKAVIDDMEAYKEELIKRMGSGNDIMRRLSVKASSERKKVVFAEADNPHILRAARIAMDDGIIEPILLGRRSRIRAMIEALELDELLKVQIINPRVEEVTEKREYYGERYYSKRQRMGATLYEAQELMSKRSYFAAMMVEVGDADAMIAGLGRNYISSLAPALRVIGTEEDQPVATMYMVLTDKGPLFLADTTMIEDPTAEEIVDITEAVAVRVKEFFKLDPRVALLSYSNFGSSKKGKDATKMRKAREILKQRNPELPVDGDIQANFALDPQKTKETFPFSDLAEAAANILIFPNLSAANIALKLLEEVAGTNTVGPIVMGMNKPAHILQMGANVQQIVDMITIANLDAQQL
- a CDS encoding nitrite reductase is translated as MRSFRTELENEIVEKDILDLEKKIRLFHEGNIDDDKFRSLRLARGVYGQRQAGVQMIRIKIPYGKLTTRQLNRICEVSDQYSNGKLHITTRQDIQIHYVSLDDSPALWSELEKDEVTLREACGNTVRNITASEKAGIDPNEPFDVTPYAHAAFEYFLRNPICQEMGRKFKIAFSSSESDTAFAFIHDVGAIPVVKTVDGKEVRGFKVLIGGGLGAQPYMAETAYEFLEEEKLIPFTEALVRVFDRFGERNRRMKARMKFLLQDIGKEELLRLAEEERLALKNQEIWVDRSKVDSVVLPKEHTSVEVEILDQKKYDKWLNANVFEQKQKGFFGVLVRLQLGNFDTATARKLIKIVEKYTADDIRLTIRQGLLLKFISKEDLPALFNELDAIGFAEPGYDTTTDITACPGTDTCVLGISSSTGIARVLEDLIKVEYPDLITDDTFKIKISGCPNACGQHTIAQFGIHGSSLRNKENKMQLPAAQILLGGGFDGNGNPHIADKVIKIPSKRIEDAFRSIVDDYDQNSTEGEYYVDYYKRQGKDYFYELLKPLHSLENLEPSDYLDWYTQDDKFQLHKAVGECAGVIIDLVQTLIFEAEEKVGWSEEAFKKGLFADSVYHAYAGYVSAAKALLLDKKVKLNSQATVINRFAEHYDERFNFAEGTFVDHVLRINKNEPTEEFAALYLSEAKVFLNDVSELRKQDLAATEA